A single genomic interval of Camelina sativa cultivar DH55 chromosome 11, Cs, whole genome shotgun sequence harbors:
- the LOC104721901 gene encoding thioredoxin-like 2-2, chloroplastic, which yields MAGVVRLTTTSVQALRVSSSFTSFATALNPLLPCLPQNSNLNSDKRLRLLSSSPSCSSSHCHPSSGLGSHIPLRRPKSHVVLVKVDENVAETEPPKWWERNAPNMVDIHSTEEFLSALSGAGERLVIVEFYGTWCASCRALFPKLCKTAVEHSDIVFLKVNFDENKPMCKSLNVRVLPYFHFYRGADGQLESFSCSLAKFQKIKDAIRLHNTDRCSLGPAKIPEGLTLAKPAGSS from the exons ATGGCTGGAGTTGTGCGGTTAACGACGACGTCGGTTCAGGCTCTTCGCGTATCCTCATCCTTCACATCCTTCGCCACCGCTCTTAATCCTCTGCTACCTTGCTTACCTCAAAATTCGAATCTGAATTCCGACAAGAGATTGCGTCTGCTCTCATCTTCTCCGTCGTGCTCGTCTTCTCATTGTCACCCATCTTCTGGTCTCGGAAGCCATATCCCCCTTAGACGACCCAAGAGCCATGTGGTTCTTGTCAAG GTAGATGAAAATGTAGCAGAGACAGAGCCACCAAAATGGTGGGAGAGGAATGCTCCAAACATGGTAGACATTCATTCTACTGAAGAATTCTTGAGCGCTTTAAGCGGAGCAGGGGAAAGATTAGTCATTGTAGAGTTTTATGGAACTTGGTGTGCTTCTTGCAGAGCATTGTTCCCAAAG CTTTGCAAGACAGCAGTGGAACATTCGGATATAGTGTTCCTGAAAGTAAACTTTGATGAGAATAAACCGATGTGCAAGAGTTTGAATGTGAGAGTGCTTCCTTATTTCCACTTTTACCGTGGAGCTGATGGCCAGCTTGAGTCCTTCTCATGTTCTCTTGCTAAg TTTCAGAAGATAAAAGATGCCATCCGACTGCACAATACCGATCGTTGCAGCCTCGGTCCAGCCAAGATACCTGAAGGATTAACCTTAGCCAAACCAGCTGGATCAAGTTGA
- the LOC104721902 gene encoding uncharacterized protein At4g29660-like, producing MQGGGGVWSQLWRKYADYNYNKFERFAVWEMIEPYRRPKTFTALITIYVAAFYTGVIGAAVTEQLYKEKFWEEHPGKTVPLMKPVFYRGPWRVYRGEAIASDASSQ from the exons ATgcaaggaggaggaggagtgtgGAGCCAACTATGGAGGAAATACGCTGATTATAACTACAACAAGTTCGAGAGATTTGCTGTATGGGAAATGATCGAACCTTACCGCCGGCCAAAAACCTTCACGGCTTTGATTACTATCTATGTCGCCGCCTTTTACACCGGCGTCATCGGCGCTGCAGTTACAGAGCAGCTCTACAAG GAGAAGTTTTGGGAAGAGCACCCTGGGAAAACGGTGCCTCTGATGAAGCCAGTATTCTATCGAGGACCATGGAGAGTTTATCGCGGTGAGGCTATTGCTTCAGATGCTAGCAGCCAGTGA
- the LOC104721903 gene encoding PRA1 family protein C-like: MTTYGTIPSQANTSSSLSLLGRAKELISLGLSSQRPWLELVQCSAFSLPVSFSVATERIKTNIMIFRTNYIIIFIVSIFISMLWQPVHLSVFFILIVAWIYVYSRDNEPWVIFGNVIDDSNLVLVLLVLTIGIFLLTDVSRGIMIGVMAGLPVVLVHGMCRNTEMLFVLEDDEEKLTMHTASSSLSSSS; encoded by the exons ATGACAACCTATGGCACTATACCATCCCAAGCAAATACCTCGTCGAGCCTGAGCTTATTAGGACGAGCCAAAGAATTGATCTCGTTAGGCCTTAGCTCTCAAAGGCCATGGCTTGAACTTGTCCAGTGTAGTGCCTTTAGCCTTCCTGTGTCCTTTAGTGTAGCTACCGAACGAATCAAAACCAACATCATGATCTTTCGAACAAACTACATTATCATCTTCATTGTTTCTATCTTCATCAGCATGCTCTGGCAACCCGTCCACCTTTCtgtcttctttattttgataGTCGCATGGATATATGTCTACTCCCGGGATAATGAACCATGGGTGATATTTGGCAATGTGATCGATGATTCTA ATTTGGTGCTGGTTTTGTTGGTCCTCACGATCGGTATATTTCTATTAACAGATGTATCCCGCGGTATTATGATCGGGGTTATGGCTGGTTTGCCCGTTGTTCTGGTTCATGGCATGTGTAGGAATACAGAGATGTTGTTCGTcttggaagatgatgaagagaagcTGACAATGCACACAGCATCTTCGtcgctttcttcttcctcttaa